One Epinephelus moara isolate mb chromosome 20, YSFRI_EMoa_1.0, whole genome shotgun sequence genomic window carries:
- the LOC126408631 gene encoding uncharacterized protein LOC126408631 — translation MRVLWISCLLIGSITCGPVGKKFSANNADPSSMMRLPFSYGYGYSGMGVSSDSGSSFPQPSLSNPSSDKAAELPAPQDAISSAGAGSYSGSPVYYSGANMAAGNAFYGGYASFGDERYGYENSAPSGGYGGSASAYVGDSWSSGSANSYDGGDENSEPVFSDVSDLEPVYSFNSRSSYQRGRAVFAQTRYSPEEPVPQIMPVSRRISKTSKPHSPAKAPTKGGF, via the exons ATGAG GGTTTTGTGGATTTCATGCCTGCTGATTGGAAGTATCACCTGTGGCCCTGTGGGAAAGA aaTTTAGTGCAAACAATGCTGACCCAAGCTCCATGATGCGGCTGCCATTTTCTTATGGGTATGGGTACAGTGGAATGGGGGTGAGTTCGGACTCAGGCAGCAGCTTCCCTCAACCAAGTCTATCCAACCCAAGCTCTGACAAAGCTGCTGAACTTCCTGCTCCACAAGATGCCATTTCCAGTGCTGGGGCTGGCAGTTACAGTGGCTCTCCAGTATACTACAGCGGTGCCAACATGGCTGCCGGTAATGCATTTTATGGTGGCTATGCTAGTTTTGGGGATGAACGGTATGGCTATGAGAACAGTGCTCCAAGTGGTGGCTATGGTGGTTCAGCCAGTGCTTATGTAGGGGACAGCTGGAGCTCTGGCTCTGCTAACAGCTATGATGGTGGTGACGAAAACTCTGAGCCGGTCTTCAGTGACGTGTCTGATCTGGAGCCAGTCTACTCCTTCAATTCACGTTCAAGCTACCAGAGAGGAAGAGCAGTGTTTGCTCAAACCCGCTACAGCCCAGAAGAGCCTGTTCCCCAAATCATGCCAGTATCCAGACGCATTAGCAAAACTTCTAAGCCACATAGTCCTGCTAAAGCTCCAACCAAGGGTGGCTTCTGA